One genomic window of Arthrobacter sp. KBS0703 includes the following:
- a CDS encoding Gfo/Idh/MocA family protein — translation MGFETQTIRIAMNGITGRMGYRQHLLRSILPIRDAGGFTLEDGTRVQVEPILVGRNETKIRELAELHKVSEWSTDLDAVINDPTVDVVFDASMTSLRAATLKKAMRAGKHIFTEKPTAETLDEAIELARIGKEAGVTAGVVHDKLYLPGLVKLRRLVDEGFFGRILSIRGEFGYWVFEGDVQAAQRPSWNYRKEDGGGMTTDMFCHWNYVLEGIVGKVKSVSAKTATHIPARWDEAGKEYQATADDASYGIFELETPGGDEVIGQINSSWAVRVYRDELVEFQIDGTHGSAVAGLNKCVAQQRAHTPKPVWNPDLPVTESFRSQWQEVPANAELDNGFKLQWEEFLRDVVAGREHRFGLLSAARGVQLAELGLQSNGERRTIDIPEITLS, via the coding sequence ATGGGCTTCGAAACACAGACGATCCGCATCGCCATGAACGGCATCACCGGCCGGATGGGCTACCGCCAGCACCTGCTGCGCTCCATCCTTCCCATCCGCGACGCGGGCGGCTTCACCCTCGAGGACGGCACCAGGGTTCAGGTCGAACCGATCCTGGTGGGCAGGAACGAGACCAAGATCCGTGAGCTGGCCGAGCTCCACAAGGTCTCCGAGTGGTCCACCGATCTGGACGCCGTCATCAACGACCCCACGGTCGACGTCGTCTTCGATGCCTCCATGACCAGCCTCCGGGCGGCCACCCTGAAGAAGGCCATGCGCGCCGGCAAGCACATCTTCACCGAGAAGCCCACTGCCGAAACGCTGGACGAGGCGATTGAACTGGCCCGCATCGGCAAGGAGGCCGGAGTCACCGCAGGCGTGGTCCACGACAAGCTTTACCTCCCCGGCCTGGTCAAGCTGCGCCGCCTAGTCGATGAAGGCTTCTTCGGCCGCATCCTCTCCATCCGCGGCGAATTCGGCTACTGGGTCTTCGAGGGGGACGTGCAGGCGGCGCAGCGCCCGTCCTGGAACTACCGTAAGGAAGACGGCGGCGGAATGACCACTGATATGTTCTGTCACTGGAACTACGTCCTCGAAGGCATCGTCGGCAAGGTCAAGAGCGTCAGTGCCAAGACCGCCACCCACATCCCCGCGCGGTGGGACGAGGCCGGCAAGGAATACCAGGCCACCGCCGACGACGCCTCCTACGGCATCTTCGAGCTCGAAACCCCAGGCGGTGACGAGGTCATCGGCCAGATCAACTCCTCCTGGGCCGTTCGCGTCTACCGTGACGAACTCGTGGAGTTCCAGATCGACGGCACGCACGGTTCCGCCGTCGCCGGCCTGAACAAGTGCGTCGCGCAGCAGCGCGCCCACACGCCCAAACCCGTCTGGAACCCGGACCTGCCCGTCACCGAATCGTTCCGCAGCCAGTGGCAGGAAGTCCCCGCCAACGCCGAACTGGACAACGGCTTCAAGCTGCAGTGGGAGGAATTCCTGCGCGACGTCGTCGCCGGCCGCGAACACCGCTTCGGCCTGCTCTCCGCGGCGCGTGGCGTCCAGCTCGCCGAGCTCGGACTGCAGTCCAACGGCGAGCGCCGCACCATCGACATCCCGGAGATCACGCTCTCATGA
- a CDS encoding dihydrodipicolinate synthase family protein, giving the protein MTSLILPTHDGGTREYRLNSATSWPMPAAPLTSRRAYAAAHVIPEVTADNTPGAPARLDWDATLAYRHELWSYGLGVADAMDTAQRGMGLDWQATQQLIKRTGVEAASVVSSGSAATAGKSVRDLVSCGAGTDQLDLGSLPSGAAGIRAVLDAYREQVAVVSEAGPKVILMASRALAKVASGPDDYLQVYSTLLQETEQPVILHWLGTMFDPALAGYWGSEDVPAATETFLSLIREHADKVDGVKVSLLDASHEGALHAALPAGVRLYTGDDFNYPELIDGDGTHHSDALLGIFAAIYPAASAALQNYDAGDPTRARAILDSTRELGKHIFSAPTFYYKTGIAFISWLNGKQPGFQMVGGLHSGRSVVHLAKTFELADQAGLLKDPALAAFRMSDFLRINGVGV; this is encoded by the coding sequence ATGACATCGCTGATCCTTCCCACGCACGACGGCGGCACGCGTGAGTACCGCCTCAACTCCGCCACTTCGTGGCCGATGCCGGCCGCGCCACTGACATCGCGCCGCGCCTACGCCGCCGCCCACGTCATCCCGGAGGTCACAGCGGACAACACTCCCGGGGCACCGGCCCGGCTCGACTGGGACGCCACGCTGGCCTACCGGCACGAGCTCTGGTCCTATGGCCTGGGGGTGGCCGACGCCATGGACACCGCCCAGCGCGGCATGGGCCTGGACTGGCAGGCCACGCAGCAGCTCATCAAGCGCACCGGTGTCGAGGCCGCGTCAGTGGTTTCCTCCGGTAGCGCCGCCACGGCCGGAAAGTCCGTCCGTGACCTCGTGTCCTGCGGTGCCGGCACCGACCAGCTGGACCTGGGCTCGCTGCCCTCAGGTGCTGCCGGAATCCGGGCCGTCCTGGATGCCTACCGCGAGCAGGTCGCCGTCGTATCCGAGGCCGGCCCCAAGGTGATCCTCATGGCTTCCCGTGCCCTGGCGAAAGTGGCCAGCGGGCCGGATGACTATCTGCAGGTCTACTCGACACTGCTGCAGGAAACGGAGCAGCCGGTGATCCTGCACTGGCTCGGCACCATGTTCGATCCCGCGCTGGCGGGCTACTGGGGCTCCGAGGATGTCCCTGCGGCCACGGAAACGTTCCTCTCCCTCATCCGGGAGCACGCGGACAAGGTGGATGGCGTCAAGGTGTCGCTTTTGGACGCCAGCCACGAAGGAGCACTGCACGCGGCCCTCCCCGCGGGCGTCCGGCTCTACACCGGCGACGACTTCAACTATCCGGAACTCATCGACGGCGACGGTACCCACCATTCGGACGCCCTGCTGGGCATCTTCGCCGCCATCTATCCGGCAGCCTCGGCGGCGCTGCAAAATTACGACGCCGGCGATCCCACCAGGGCCCGCGCCATCCTGGACTCCACCCGGGAGCTGGGCAAGCACATCTTCAGCGCCCCCACGTTCTACTACAAGACCGGCATCGCGTTCATATCCTGGCTGAACGGCAAGCAACCGGGCTTCCAGATGGTGGGCGGACTGCATTCCGGACGTTCCGTAGTGCACCTGGCCAAGACCTTCGAACTTGCCGACCAGGCCGGGCTGCTGAAGGACCCGGCCCTCGCGGCGTTCCGGATGTCCGATTTCCTTCGCATCAACGGAGTGGGAGTATGA
- a CDS encoding sugar phosphate isomerase/epimerase, which yields MSDFSRLSLNSATTKKWTLAEAVDGCARAGIPAIGPWRDRVHEAGVDKAAKLIRDAGLRVSSLCRGGFLTAADADGQAAALADNRAAVLEAVALDTRELFLVVGGLAPGEKDVVAARRRVADRLADLVPFAVENGIRLVLEPLHPMYAADRALISTLGQALDLAGPYDAKAVGVAVDTFHVWWDPELKAQIERAGRENRIASYQVCDFNLPIAADALLSRGMMGDGVIDFATIGTWVRDAGYTGDIEVEIFNQAIWDADGDAVLAAMKARYAELVLPYA from the coding sequence ATGAGCGACTTTTCACGGCTTTCCCTCAACAGCGCCACCACCAAGAAGTGGACCCTCGCCGAGGCCGTCGACGGCTGTGCCCGGGCCGGCATCCCGGCGATCGGCCCCTGGCGCGACCGCGTGCACGAAGCCGGCGTGGACAAGGCCGCCAAGCTGATCAGGGACGCCGGCCTGCGCGTCTCCTCTCTGTGCCGCGGCGGCTTCCTGACGGCAGCCGACGCCGACGGCCAGGCGGCGGCCCTCGCCGACAACCGTGCCGCCGTCCTGGAAGCAGTGGCACTGGACACGCGGGAGCTGTTCCTGGTGGTCGGCGGCCTGGCCCCGGGGGAGAAGGACGTGGTGGCGGCCCGCCGGCGCGTGGCTGACCGCCTCGCAGACCTGGTTCCCTTCGCCGTCGAAAACGGCATCCGGCTGGTCCTTGAGCCGCTGCATCCGATGTACGCCGCGGACCGTGCCCTGATCTCCACCCTGGGCCAGGCCCTCGACCTGGCGGGCCCATACGACGCGAAGGCGGTCGGCGTCGCCGTCGACACGTTCCATGTCTGGTGGGACCCGGAACTGAAGGCGCAGATTGAACGGGCGGGCCGGGAGAACCGCATAGCCTCATACCAGGTCTGCGATTTCAACCTGCCCATCGCGGCAGACGCCCTACTGTCGCGGGGCATGATGGGCGACGGCGTGATCGACTTCGCCACGATCGGCACCTGGGTCCGGGACGCCGGATACACCGGCGACATCGAAGTGGAAATCTTCAACCAGGCCATCTGGGATGCCGACGGCGACGCCGTCCTCGCGGCCATGAAGGCGCGCTACGCCGAGCTGGTGCTGCCGTACGCCTGA
- a CDS encoding SRPBCC domain-containing protein, with the protein MNHQIKDAVASIVVAAPAERVWKALTDPDDVRQYFLGTNVTSTWREGDPVTFAGEWKGKTYEDKGIVLANRPNELLRISHYSPLTGLPDVPENYHTVEYRLDPRAEGTEVSITQGNNRSESEAEESTKLWDMVLANLKEYLER; encoded by the coding sequence ATGAATCATCAGATCAAGGACGCGGTGGCGTCCATCGTCGTAGCGGCACCCGCGGAGAGGGTCTGGAAGGCCCTTACGGATCCCGACGACGTCAGGCAGTACTTCCTGGGCACGAACGTCACGTCCACGTGGCGTGAGGGCGACCCCGTGACCTTTGCCGGGGAATGGAAGGGCAAGACCTACGAAGACAAGGGAATTGTCCTGGCGAACCGGCCCAACGAGCTGTTGCGGATCAGCCACTACAGTCCACTGACGGGGCTTCCCGACGTGCCGGAGAACTACCACACGGTGGAGTACCGCCTGGATCCACGGGCCGAAGGCACCGAAGTCAGCATCACGCAGGGCAACAACCGGAGCGAATCCGAGGCGGAGGAATCCACCAAACTCTGGGATATGGTGCTCGCCAACCTCAAGGAGTATCTGGAGCGCTGA
- a CDS encoding lipopolysaccharide assembly LapA domain-containing protein, giving the protein MTQNRSEPEPFDEQPSPPAQASVPNVPPPAEGRTAAGEGQSRPGAASLPGYDGGTTPAATNEPKRPVTRAGMIWAAVASALVVLVLLIVFILQNQELVQVKFFGLQGAVALGIALFIAAVGGGVLVAMAGAARIIQLRAAEHRRRVSGSRQR; this is encoded by the coding sequence ATGACGCAGAATCGATCTGAGCCCGAACCGTTCGACGAGCAACCATCGCCGCCGGCGCAGGCCTCCGTGCCGAACGTTCCCCCGCCAGCGGAAGGCCGAACGGCCGCCGGGGAGGGCCAAAGCCGGCCCGGCGCCGCTTCCCTTCCCGGCTACGACGGAGGCACCACTCCGGCGGCCACGAACGAACCAAAACGTCCAGTCACCCGCGCCGGCATGATCTGGGCCGCGGTCGCGTCGGCCCTGGTGGTGCTTGTGCTGCTGATCGTCTTCATCCTGCAGAATCAGGAACTCGTCCAAGTGAAGTTCTTCGGGCTGCAAGGTGCCGTGGCCCTCGGCATCGCACTCTTCATCGCCGCAGTCGGCGGCGGCGTGCTCGTGGCAATGGCCGGCGCCGCGAGGATCATCCAACTCCGTGCCGCCGAACACCGCCGGCGCGTATCAGGCTCACGGCAGCGCTGA
- a CDS encoding single-stranded DNA-binding protein, with protein MTDNITVRGFVASEIRSSTTPGGVATASFRLGSTDRRYDRASSTWVDGNTNWFTVQGYRQLAGNIGCSIKKGQRVIIVGRLKMRSWEKDGRIYHAAEIDAESVGHDLMWGSANFTRTAGNSPQPAVAADGQTGDAEGHESDASGRDQEGGQEDGEEDEDSGSTDIFIDGATGDTLQLDSETGELTGAAA; from the coding sequence ATGACTGACAACATCACCGTCCGCGGCTTCGTTGCCTCGGAGATCAGAAGCTCCACCACCCCCGGCGGTGTTGCCACCGCCTCCTTCCGCCTCGGGTCGACCGACCGGCGGTACGACCGCGCCTCCAGCACGTGGGTGGATGGAAACACCAACTGGTTCACCGTCCAGGGATACCGGCAGCTGGCCGGGAACATCGGCTGCAGCATCAAGAAGGGCCAGCGCGTCATCATCGTAGGGCGGCTGAAGATGCGCAGCTGGGAAAAGGACGGCCGGATCTACCACGCGGCCGAAATCGACGCCGAGTCCGTAGGCCACGACCTCATGTGGGGCTCCGCCAACTTCACCCGGACCGCCGGCAACAGCCCCCAGCCCGCCGTAGCCGCCGACGGACAGACCGGCGACGCCGAGGGGCACGAATCCGATGCTTCCGGGCGTGACCAGGAGGGAGGACAGGAAGACGGTGAGGAGGATGAAGACTCCGGGTCCACAGACATCTTCATCGACGGCGCCACAGGGGACACCCTGCAGTTGGACTCCGAAACCGGAGAGCTCACCGGGGCGGCAGCCTGA
- a CDS encoding DUF6993 domain-containing protein, translating into MTRAKTPQATTGSRGGYGRFSGRFTLSVLLLSSLAACSSGASQQPGPESTGPAGATSAASSAAAPAPASSAAAQATAATATARLQRTMAEALGSLTVGNPKPGTDQITAALTAAGVPARSLEVSAGRTPTGLDVDSIEAASVQGKDCVFGQIRDGKVTVTVLPVLANGKCFVGAPA; encoded by the coding sequence GTGACGCGAGCGAAGACACCTCAGGCAACCACCGGCTCCAGGGGCGGCTACGGCAGGTTCTCCGGCCGGTTCACACTCTCGGTGCTGCTGCTGTCATCACTGGCTGCGTGCAGTTCCGGCGCCAGCCAGCAGCCCGGACCGGAGTCCACCGGCCCGGCGGGGGCTACCTCCGCCGCATCTTCCGCGGCCGCCCCGGCTCCGGCGTCCTCCGCGGCTGCACAGGCGACCGCCGCTACGGCCACAGCACGGCTGCAGCGGACCATGGCCGAAGCACTCGGAAGCCTCACTGTAGGTAACCCGAAACCCGGAACGGACCAGATCACGGCGGCCCTGACTGCCGCCGGTGTTCCGGCCCGCAGCCTCGAGGTCTCGGCCGGCCGCACGCCCACTGGCCTGGACGTGGATTCCATTGAGGCCGCGTCAGTGCAGGGCAAGGACTGCGTGTTCGGGCAGATCCGCGACGGCAAAGTCACCGTGACGGTGCTGCCGGTGCTTGCGAACGGGAAGTGCTTCGTGGGGGCTCCCGCCTGA
- the ettA gene encoding energy-dependent translational throttle protein EttA, with protein MAEFIYTMTKARKAVGEKLILDDVSMSFFPGAKIGVVGPNGAGKSTILKIMAGLDIPSNGEARLSPGYSVGILLQEPPLNEEKTVLGNVQEGVGEIYGKIQRFNEISEEMASPDADYDSLLEEMGQLQEAIDAADAWDLDSQLEQAMDALRCPPADADVTLLSGGERRRVALCKLLLQKPDLLLLDEPTNHLDAESVLWLEQHLSSYAGAVLAVTHDRYFLDHVAEWIAEVDRGHLYPYEGNYSTYLEKKRARLEIQGKKDAKQAKRLTEELEWVRSNAKGRQTKSKARLARYEEMAAEADRTRKLDFEEIQIPPGPRLGGLVLEAKNLQKGFDDRTLIDGLSFSLPRNGIVGVIGPNGVGKSTLFKTIVGLEPLDGGELKIGDSVKISYADQSRGGIDPNKTLWEVVSDGLDFIQVGHVEMPSRAYVAAFGFKGPDQQKKAGVLSGGERNRLNLALTLKQGGNLLLLDEPTNDLDVETLSSLENALLEFPGCAVVVSHDRWFLDRVATHILAYEGDEENPSKWYWFEGNFESYEENKVERLGPDAAKPHRVTHRRLTRD; from the coding sequence ATGGCGGAATTTATCTACACAATGACCAAGGCCCGTAAGGCTGTTGGCGAAAAACTTATTCTCGACGACGTAAGCATGTCCTTCTTCCCGGGCGCCAAAATCGGCGTTGTTGGCCCCAACGGTGCCGGTAAGTCCACCATTCTGAAAATCATGGCAGGCCTGGACATACCCTCCAACGGCGAAGCCCGGCTGAGCCCCGGCTACAGCGTGGGCATCCTGCTCCAGGAGCCGCCGCTCAACGAGGAAAAGACCGTCCTGGGCAACGTCCAGGAAGGCGTTGGCGAGATCTACGGCAAGATCCAGCGCTTCAACGAGATTTCCGAAGAGATGGCCAGCCCGGATGCTGACTACGACTCCCTCCTGGAGGAAATGGGCCAGCTGCAGGAAGCCATCGACGCCGCCGACGCCTGGGACCTCGATTCCCAGCTCGAGCAGGCCATGGACGCCCTCCGGTGCCCGCCGGCCGATGCCGACGTCACCCTCCTTTCCGGCGGTGAGCGCCGCCGCGTCGCACTCTGCAAGCTCCTGCTCCAGAAGCCGGACCTGCTCCTGCTCGACGAGCCCACCAACCACCTGGACGCGGAGAGCGTGCTGTGGCTGGAGCAGCACCTGTCCTCGTACGCAGGGGCCGTGCTGGCCGTCACCCACGACCGGTACTTCCTTGACCACGTCGCGGAATGGATCGCGGAAGTGGACCGCGGCCACCTGTACCCCTACGAAGGCAACTACTCAACCTACCTGGAGAAGAAGCGGGCCCGCCTGGAAATCCAGGGCAAGAAGGACGCCAAGCAGGCCAAGCGGCTCACCGAAGAACTGGAATGGGTCCGCTCCAACGCCAAGGGCCGGCAGACCAAGTCCAAGGCGCGTCTGGCACGCTACGAGGAAATGGCAGCCGAGGCTGACCGGACACGCAAGCTGGACTTCGAAGAAATCCAGATCCCGCCGGGACCCCGCCTGGGCGGCCTGGTCCTCGAGGCCAAGAACCTGCAGAAGGGCTTCGACGACCGCACCCTGATCGACGGCCTGTCCTTCTCCCTGCCCCGCAACGGCATCGTCGGAGTCATCGGCCCCAACGGCGTGGGCAAGTCCACGCTGTTCAAGACCATCGTGGGGCTCGAGCCCCTCGACGGCGGCGAACTGAAGATCGGTGACTCGGTCAAGATCTCCTACGCGGACCAGAGCCGCGGCGGCATCGACCCCAACAAGACCCTGTGGGAGGTCGTCTCGGACGGCCTCGACTTCATCCAGGTCGGCCACGTTGAAATGCCCTCCCGCGCCTATGTCGCCGCCTTCGGCTTCAAGGGACCGGACCAGCAGAAGAAGGCAGGCGTGCTCTCCGGCGGTGAGCGCAACCGCCTGAACCTCGCACTGACCCTCAAGCAGGGCGGAAACCTGCTGCTCCTCGATGAGCCCACCAACGACCTCGACGTCGAGACCCTCAGCAGCCTCGAAAACGCGCTGCTCGAGTTCCCGGGCTGCGCCGTGGTGGTCTCGCACGACCGCTGGTTCCTGGACCGGGTGGCCACGCACATCCTCGCCTACGAAGGTGACGAGGAGAACCCGTCGAAGTGGTACTGGTTCGAAGGCAACTTTGAATCCTACGAGGAGAACAAGGTGGAGCGCCTCGGCCCCGACGCCGCCAAGCCGCACCGCGTCACCCACCGCCGCCTGACCCGCGACTAG
- a CDS encoding AAA family ATPase has product MAASRNPLDDLRETIGHLTDQLRLHGSERVDDLVGDLIGARPGPARPLSEVQAELDALVGLETVKEQVRALVALLQVQARRKAHGLPEVATSQHLVFLGNPGTGKTTVARLLAEMYRAVGLLQKGHLVEVDRSGLVGQYVGATAIKTDRVIRRALDGVLFIDEAYALAPEDGRTDFGPEAIEVLLKRMEDHRHRLVVIVAGYPRLMESFLLSNPGLRSRFAREITFPDYSVDALQTIFHQMLAQHEYTLEPGADQMLRRILTGLHAGEDSGNARFARTLFEQALNRQALRLSLDEEQSLDALDREAVMTLTADDIVEAALALGEEPEPEPEPTPEPERSRWWRWLV; this is encoded by the coding sequence ATGGCTGCCAGCCGCAATCCGCTCGACGACCTGCGCGAAACCATCGGCCATCTGACCGATCAGCTCAGGCTGCACGGTTCTGAGCGCGTCGACGACCTGGTCGGCGATCTCATCGGTGCGAGGCCCGGGCCGGCCCGGCCGCTGTCCGAGGTGCAGGCCGAGCTCGACGCGCTGGTCGGACTGGAGACCGTGAAGGAACAGGTACGGGCGCTCGTCGCACTGCTCCAGGTCCAGGCCCGCCGTAAGGCGCACGGCCTGCCGGAGGTGGCGACATCACAGCATCTGGTGTTCCTCGGAAACCCGGGCACGGGCAAGACCACCGTGGCGCGGCTCCTGGCCGAGATGTACCGCGCGGTCGGTCTGCTGCAGAAAGGCCACCTGGTCGAGGTCGACCGTTCGGGCTTGGTGGGGCAGTACGTCGGCGCGACCGCCATCAAGACGGACCGGGTGATCCGGCGTGCGCTGGACGGCGTCCTGTTCATCGACGAGGCCTACGCTCTGGCCCCGGAGGACGGCCGGACGGACTTCGGCCCCGAGGCGATCGAGGTCCTGCTCAAGCGGATGGAGGACCACCGCCACCGCCTGGTCGTGATCGTGGCCGGATACCCGCGGCTGATGGAGTCCTTCTTGCTCTCGAACCCCGGACTGCGCTCCCGGTTCGCCCGCGAGATCACGTTCCCCGACTACTCCGTCGACGCACTCCAGACGATCTTCCACCAGATGCTGGCCCAGCACGAGTACACGCTGGAGCCGGGTGCGGACCAGATGCTGCGCCGCATCCTCACCGGGCTCCACGCGGGCGAGGACTCCGGCAACGCACGGTTCGCCCGCACGCTGTTCGAGCAGGCGCTCAACCGCCAGGCGCTGCGGCTGTCGCTCGACGAGGAACAAAGTCTCGACGCGCTCGATCGTGAGGCCGTCATGACGCTCACCGCGGACGACATCGTCGAGGCCGCGCTGGCCTTGGGCGAGGAGCCGGAGCCGGAGCCGGAACCGACGCCGGAACCGGAGCGGTCACGCTGGTGGCGCTGGCTGGTCTGA
- a CDS encoding acyl-CoA thioesterase II has product MTEADAGVQALPLNDPTTSLIELLDLGELEGARTDEDIFMGPSQRQPHQRVFGGQVLAQSLIAGMRTVDPVRAVHSMHAYFLRPGDANKPITFGVQRLRDGRSFSARRVHAYQDGTPILSMIASFQAGDEGLEHQSEMPEGIPDPESLPSTADLLGKFDHPVARHWAYERPFDIRHVDPPLYVAATGKKEARNAVWMKTFSAMPDDANTHRAALAYASDYTLLESILRRHGLSWITPGMSVASLDHAMWWHRPVRVDEWLLYVQESPSAQGARGLATGKIFNREGLHVASVAQEGMVRVPTDLKSKVAGAFQSKVLQHQMRRA; this is encoded by the coding sequence ATGACTGAAGCGGACGCCGGAGTGCAGGCATTGCCCTTGAACGACCCCACCACCTCGCTGATCGAATTGCTGGATCTTGGCGAGCTTGAGGGCGCCCGGACGGACGAGGACATCTTCATGGGCCCGTCGCAGCGGCAGCCGCACCAGCGCGTGTTCGGGGGCCAGGTCCTGGCGCAGTCCCTGATCGCCGGGATGCGCACCGTGGATCCCGTCCGCGCCGTGCATTCCATGCACGCCTACTTCCTGCGGCCCGGCGACGCGAACAAGCCCATCACCTTCGGCGTGCAGCGGCTGCGCGACGGCCGGTCTTTTTCGGCACGCCGCGTGCACGCGTACCAGGACGGCACGCCCATTCTGTCCATGATCGCCTCGTTCCAGGCCGGGGACGAGGGCCTGGAACACCAGTCGGAGATGCCCGAGGGAATTCCTGATCCGGAATCACTTCCCAGCACGGCGGATCTCCTGGGCAAGTTCGACCACCCCGTGGCGCGGCACTGGGCGTACGAGCGGCCCTTCGACATCCGCCACGTCGATCCGCCCCTGTACGTCGCGGCCACCGGCAAGAAGGAAGCCCGCAATGCGGTGTGGATGAAGACCTTCAGCGCCATGCCGGACGACGCCAACACCCACCGCGCCGCACTGGCGTATGCCAGCGACTACACGCTGCTCGAATCCATTCTGCGCCGGCACGGACTGAGCTGGATCACGCCGGGCATGAGCGTGGCCAGCCTGGACCACGCCATGTGGTGGCACCGGCCCGTGCGGGTGGATGAGTGGCTGCTGTACGTCCAGGAAAGCCCCAGCGCGCAGGGAGCCCGCGGGCTCGCCACCGGAAAGATCTTCAACCGCGAGGGACTGCATGTGGCATCCGTCGCCCAGGAAGGGATGGTCCGCGTGCCGACTGACCTGAAGAGCAAAGTGGCAGGGGCCTTCCAGTCGAAAGTCCTCCAGCACCAGATGCGCCGGGCATAG
- a CDS encoding globin — translation MTLPTPSEPNAPQQLMRNDPFSQPGYTDNFYDAVGGHETFVKLIDVFYDGVASDPLLRPMYPEEDLAPAKRRFLMFLEQYWGGPTTYGEERGHPRLRMRHMPFRVTPEAKDRWLHHMRTAVDSLQLPPLHEGTLWDYMERAALSMVNSPSEA, via the coding sequence ATGACCCTTCCCACTCCCTCCGAACCCAACGCGCCGCAGCAGCTGATGCGTAATGACCCCTTCAGCCAGCCCGGTTACACGGACAACTTCTACGATGCCGTGGGCGGCCACGAGACCTTCGTGAAGCTCATCGACGTGTTTTACGACGGCGTGGCCAGCGACCCGCTGCTGCGGCCGATGTACCCGGAAGAGGACCTTGCTCCGGCGAAGCGGCGCTTCCTGATGTTCCTCGAACAGTACTGGGGCGGGCCCACGACGTACGGCGAAGAGCGCGGACATCCGCGGCTGCGGATGCGCCACATGCCGTTCCGGGTCACGCCCGAGGCCAAGGACCGCTGGCTGCACCACATGCGCACGGCCGTGGACTCGCTCCAGCTGCCGCCGCTGCACGAGGGCACCCTGTGGGACTACATGGAACGGGCGGCGCTGTCCATGGTGAACAGCCCGTCTGAAGCATAG
- a CDS encoding mechanosensitive ion channel family protein, with protein MYSMFTTPSASLEPTGFDVAGIAISLGAGIILWLLASFVISRITKRVASGTALFKKPHFKWVAPALRALDHERRVQRANTIGSLLNSVVGVVIAVITSIYVLKNLDVDVAPLLTSVGILGIAIGFGAQQLIRDFLAGIFITIEDQYGIGDIIETSEVVGVVESIGLRITRVRDDNGAIWYLRNGEILRVGNRSQGNYVAPDDEPGEGPLEAEPQHGPQQKAGE; from the coding sequence ATGTACAGCATGTTTACAACGCCCTCGGCCTCGCTGGAGCCCACCGGTTTCGACGTCGCCGGCATCGCGATCAGCCTCGGTGCAGGCATCATCCTGTGGCTGCTGGCGAGCTTCGTGATCTCCCGGATCACCAAGCGTGTCGCCAGCGGAACAGCGCTGTTCAAGAAGCCGCACTTCAAGTGGGTCGCCCCCGCCCTCCGCGCCCTCGACCACGAGCGGCGGGTCCAGCGCGCCAACACCATCGGGTCGCTGCTCAACAGCGTGGTGGGCGTGGTCATTGCCGTCATCACCAGCATCTACGTGCTGAAAAACCTTGACGTGGACGTCGCGCCGCTGCTGACAAGCGTCGGTATCCTGGGTATCGCCATCGGCTTCGGCGCCCAGCAGCTGATCCGCGACTTCCTTGCCGGAATCTTCATCACCATCGAGGACCAGTACGGTATCGGAGACATCATCGAGACCAGCGAAGTGGTGGGCGTCGTCGAATCGATCGGCCTGCGCATCACCCGTGTCCGTGATGACAACGGGGCCATCTGGTATCTCCGCAACGGCGAAATCCTCCGCGTGGGCAACCGGTCCCAGGGCAATTACGTGGCCCCAGACGATGAGCCAGGCGAGGGGCCGCTCGAGGCTGAACCCCAGCACGGACCGCAGCAGAAGGCCGGAGAATAG
- a CDS encoding OsmC family protein encodes MGLDEHHYSLTVRWTGNLGSGTSSYREYSRDHDVEIPGLPVLKGSADPTFRGDRSRYNPEQLLLTALAQCHMLSFLHVAVKHGVVVLSYEDNATGMMRLNRDGSGQFEKVTLRPRVTVADAAHIALTQEMHREANALCFIARSVNFPVLHVPDTTAAGS; translated from the coding sequence ATGGGCCTTGATGAGCACCACTATTCACTGACCGTCCGCTGGACCGGCAACCTTGGAAGCGGCACGTCGTCCTACCGGGAGTACTCCCGGGACCACGACGTCGAGATTCCGGGGCTGCCGGTCCTCAAGGGCTCCGCCGACCCCACGTTCCGCGGCGACCGGTCGCGGTACAACCCCGAGCAACTGCTCCTGACGGCACTCGCCCAGTGCCACATGCTGTCCTTCCTGCACGTGGCGGTGAAGCACGGCGTCGTCGTCCTGTCGTATGAGGACAACGCCACGGGCATGATGCGGCTCAACCGTGACGGCAGCGGGCAGTTCGAGAAGGTGACCCTCCGGCCGCGGGTAACGGTGGCCGACGCCGCCCACATCGCGCTGACCCAGGAAATGCACCGGGAAGCCAACGCCCTGTGTTTCATCGCCCGCAGCGTAAATTTCCCTGTACTGCACGTTCCGGATACCACAGCGGCCGGAAGTTAG